Proteins found in one Misgurnus anguillicaudatus chromosome 3, ASM2758022v2, whole genome shotgun sequence genomic segment:
- the ptcd1 gene encoding pentatricopeptide repeat-containing protein 1, mitochondrial gives MAKMLCPTLLRVFLTRNASVSYVKCAAVSSKSAAAACPTKRVHEGPLRYFSESVPLKPDSKTTTTDTSDRVLEGDVTDDFGGISRKYSSRRTFSKTSPDQQDLKYRVDDEDDAVVEKFKSKTGRRNTAYWYFLQCKKLIKEDKLAEALSLFEGDMLKGERLQPEEYNYTVLIGGCGRVGYLKKAFQLYNNMKKRGIEPSDATYTALFNACAESPWKQSGLEEAMKLKQELLKRNVPLSAITQHALLKTIAFNGDLKSCFQIMREMLQGGQPITQETFQYLLICCVMDKQQGFRLALQVWHQMLRIGIKPDAQNYNILLRAARDCGIGNPELASGLLLRGTGVQEVNPALTSGRKSRRTKAKEETSRPEVLNIDAFENELFIDTHARDARIRQAKKNELNSPNEHDQCRIHSSQDEIQKLPSSQSGSLTCQSQLSPQSPRLPNLLDPSTCHSNVVALGPVNNASDRFALIGNLDGFLEKMANDGLMPNIKTITLLADVMEAGSQSVQSLINVAKKNGVKLDVTFFNMLIRRVAKTKDLDGAKAVKALMVNRGLKVTAQTFCSIALACQTEKDGLQLLSDMETSGLAPNTYVFSALIGQAVKRLDYAYLHKLLLCMHKLQVPPNDVIIRQLEFAAEYPPSYNKLKSRNVYMERIDGFRGFYKEWLEFMPGQQTPHPWDKYQSQKAHTEQEKVT, from the exons ATGGCCAAAATGTTGTGTCCTACGCTCCTACGAGTTTTTCTGACACGAAATGCCAGTGTTAGCTATGTAAAGTGCGCCGCAGTCTCCTCAAAGTCAGCAGCTGCTGCCTGTCCTACTAAACGAGTGCATGAAGGACCCTTGAGATATTTCTCTGAATCAGTGCCTTTAAAACCCGACAGCAAAACTACCACAACGGATACATCTGATCGTGTCTTGGAGGGAGATGTCACGGACGATTTTGGTGGCATTTCTCGTAAATACTCTTCCAGACGAACCTTTAGCAAAACGAGCCCAGATCAGCAGGATTTAAAGTACAGAGTTGACGACGAGGATGATGCTGTTGTGGAAAAATTCAAGTCTAAAACAGGCCGGAGGAATACAGCGTATTGGTATTTCCTACAGTGCAAAAAGCTCATTAAAGAGGATAAA CTGGCTGAGGCGTTATCTCTGTTCGAGGGTGATATGCTCAAAGGAGAGCGGTTACAACCGGAGGAATACAATTACACCGTGCTTATCGGTGGATGTGGACGTGTCGGCTACCTAAAGAAAGCCTTCCAACTTTACAATAAC ATGAAGAAACGAGGAATCGAGCCATCAGATGCTACATATACAGCTCTGTTTAATGCTTGTGCAGAGTCACCATGGAAACAATCCGGACTGGAAGAAGCAATGAAACTCAAGCAGGAACTTCTCAAGAGAAACGTCCCCCTTAGTGCCATTACCCAGCATGCTTTGCTCAAAACAATCGCCTTCAATGGAGATCTAAAGTCTTGCTTTCAGATTATGCGG GAGATGCTTCAAGGTGGACAACCCATAACACAAGAGACGTTTCAGTATCTGCTGATATGCTGTGTGATGGACAAGCAGCAGGGTTTCAGATTGGCTTTACag GTGTGGCACCAGATGCTTAGGATTGGAATAAAACCAGATGCCCAGAATTACAACATTCTCCTCCGAGCCGCACGGGATTGTGGGATAGGTAATCCTGAACTGGCTTCTGGTTTGCTCCTAAGGGGTACAGGGGTACAAGAGGTGAACCCAGCACTCACAAGTGGAAGGAAAAGCCGTAGGACAAAAGCCAAGGAAGAGACATCGCGTCCAGAGGTCTTAAATATTGATGCATTTGAGAATGAGCTTTTTATAGACACGCATGCTCGTGACGCTCGCATCAGACAGGCAAAAAAGAATGAACTAAACTCTCCAAATGAACACGATCAGTGTAGGATACACTCATCTCAAGATGAAATTCAGAAGTTGCCTTCATCACAAAGTGGCTCTCTGACCTGCCAATCACAATTATCACCACAAAGTCCCCGCCTCCCAAACCTTCTGGACCCTAGCACTTGTCACTCAAATGTAGTCGCCTTAGGGCCTGTGAATAATGCTTCCGATAGGTTTGCGCTTATTGGAAACCTTGATGGTTTTTTGGAGAAGATGGCCAATGATGGACTGATGCCCAACATCAAAACCATCACCCTGTTGGCTGATGTCATGGAAGCTGGCAGCCAATCGGTGCAGAGTCTCATAAATGTGGCAAAAAAGAATGGCGTCAAGTTGGACGTgacattttttaacatgttgATAAGAAGGGTGGCTAAAACTAAAGACTTGGATGGAGCTAAG GCTGTTAAAGCCCTTATGGTGAATAGAGGGCTGAAGGTTACTGCGCAGACATTTTGTAGCATTGCACTGGCTTGCCAGACAGAAAAAGATGGACTGCAGCTGTTGTCTGATATGGAG ACGTCTGGCCTTGCACCGAACACTTATGTATTCAGTGCTCTGATCGGCCAAGCAGTGAAGCGTTTGGACTACGCTTATCTGCACAAGCTGTTGCTTTGTATGCACAAACTGCAGGTACCACCCAATGATGTCATCATCAGACAGCTGGAATTCGCAGCTGAGTATCCTCCCTCATACAACAAG CTAAAGTCACGCAACGTGTACATGGAAAGGATTGATGGTTTCCGGGGGTTTTACAAAGAATGGCTGGAGTTTATGCCTGGCCAGCAAACACCACATCCCTGGGACAAATATCAATCCCAGAAAGCACACACGGAGCAAGAAAAAGTCACCTAA
- the LOC129444957 gene encoding uncharacterized protein isoform X1, which produces MDSEDHKVHLSVKDVQDTLEAYQCLKCTKFHCPLCPKDNIKFDENFQATGHLQSHLSWVVVHGCFKIYKCHLLCRKTTHYHCCYCDKTVIRRTDFKKHLLIHTADKSAGGQATRTVANNQGEKSFTLVHGPTDQPSAMASERRDQQPTMVCGPTDQPSAMASKGRDQQPIIVHGPSDQPSAMASERRDQQPTMVCGPTNQPSAMASKGRDQQPIIVSGPTDQPSTTNQKHWGLPSVEKELRRNKSSQKKVSCPKCNVTLYLKNLQRHIQRKHRTEKIDMCADRHLASQCIDARNARKRNARVTSRSYN; this is translated from the exons ATGGATTCTGAAGACCATAAG GTTCACTTATCAGTGAAAGATGTGCAGGACACTCTTGAGGCATACCAGTGCCTCAAGTGCACAAAATTTCACTGTCCGCTTTGTCCTAAGGACAATATAAAATTTGATGAGAACTTCCAGGCAACCGGCCACCTTCAGTCACATTTATCTTGGGTGGTAGTACATGGTT GTTTCAAAATCTATAAATGCCACCTCTTGTGTCGCAAAACAACTCACTACCACTGTTGTTACTGTGACAAAACAGTAATACGTCGGACTGACTTTAAAAAACACCTGCTTATTCATACAGCAGATAAGAGTGCAGGTGGACAAGCCACCAGGACTGTGGCTAATAACCAGGGTGAAAAATCGTTCACTCTGGTTCATGGACCAACTGACCAGCCATCAGCAATGGCCAGTGAGCGGAGGGATCAGCAGCCCACCATGGTCTGTGGACCAACTGACCAGCCATCAGCAATGGCCAGTAAGGGCAGGGACCAGCAGCCCATAATAGTTCATGGACCATCTGACCAGCCATCAGCAATGGCCAGTGAGCGGAGGGACCAGCAGCCAACCATGGTCTGTGGACCAACTAACCAGCCATCAGCAATGGCCAGTAAGGGCAGGGACCAGCAGCCCATAATAGTTTCTGGACCAACTGACCAGCCTTCTACCACAAACCAGAAACACTGGGGTCTACCATCGGTGGAGAAGGAGCTAAGACGAAACAAATCAAGTCAAAAAAAAGTTTCCTGTCCTAAATGTAATGTGACATTATACTTGAAAAATTTACAACGACACATACAAAGAAAGCATAGAACTGAAAAAATTGACATGTGTGCAGATCGCCACCTTGCCAGCCAGTGCATTGATGCAAGAAACGCTCGTAAGCGCAATGCACGAGTCACCTCGCGCTCTTACAATTAA
- the LOC129444957 gene encoding uncharacterized protein isoform X2, translating into MDSEDHKVHLSVKDVQDTLEAYQCLKCTKFHCPLCPKDNIKFDENFQATGHLQSHLSWVVVHGSDKSAGGQATRTVANNQGEKSFTLVHGPTDQPSAMASERRDQQPTMVCGPTDQPSAMASKGRDQQPIIVHGPSDQPSAMASERRDQQPTMVCGPTNQPSAMASKGRDQQPIIVSGPTDQPSTTNQKHWGLPSVEKELRRNKSSQKKVSCPKCNVTLYLKNLQRHIQRKHRTEKIDMCADRHLASQCIDARNARKRNARVTSRSYN; encoded by the exons ATGGATTCTGAAGACCATAAG GTTCACTTATCAGTGAAAGATGTGCAGGACACTCTTGAGGCATACCAGTGCCTCAAGTGCACAAAATTTCACTGTCCGCTTTGTCCTAAGGACAATATAAAATTTGATGAGAACTTCCAGGCAACCGGCCACCTTCAGTCACATTTATCTTGGGTGGTAGTACATGGTT CAGATAAGAGTGCAGGTGGACAAGCCACCAGGACTGTGGCTAATAACCAGGGTGAAAAATCGTTCACTCTGGTTCATGGACCAACTGACCAGCCATCAGCAATGGCCAGTGAGCGGAGGGATCAGCAGCCCACCATGGTCTGTGGACCAACTGACCAGCCATCAGCAATGGCCAGTAAGGGCAGGGACCAGCAGCCCATAATAGTTCATGGACCATCTGACCAGCCATCAGCAATGGCCAGTGAGCGGAGGGACCAGCAGCCAACCATGGTCTGTGGACCAACTAACCAGCCATCAGCAATGGCCAGTAAGGGCAGGGACCAGCAGCCCATAATAGTTTCTGGACCAACTGACCAGCCTTCTACCACAAACCAGAAACACTGGGGTCTACCATCGGTGGAGAAGGAGCTAAGACGAAACAAATCAAGTCAAAAAAAAGTTTCCTGTCCTAAATGTAATGTGACATTATACTTGAAAAATTTACAACGACACATACAAAGAAAGCATAGAACTGAAAAAATTGACATGTGTGCAGATCGCCACCTTGCCAGCCAGTGCATTGATGCAAGAAACGCTCGTAAGCGCAATGCACGAGTCACCTCGCGCTCTTACAATTAA
- the slc29a4b gene encoding equilibrative nucleoside transporter 4 isoform X1 codes for MSKKYLKYISADILPGMHTEDCSTNQPGQQSPVINNLSFNQLPEENRRQRKELQSPNGSKEFIPDDRNHGIYFAMLLAGVGFLLPYNSFITDVDYFHRRKFTRVIVFDMSLTYILVALSSVIVNNMLVEKLSLHTRICGGYLFALGPLVFVSIFDVWLELFNTEQSYVLNLVSVAIVAFGCTVQQSSFYGYTGMLPKRYTQGVMTGESTAGVIVSLSRIFTKLLVEDEKINTIILFLFSVSIETLCFLLHVVVWRTRFVRYHTDRAQHSQTSFTGQIHDSPARKHVDYQIRYDSSAEEEDGTVVSSAVDDADGVHLGNSFHGDETYVRFDVPKPDTRTTWISVKELLGRRCAVVRRIWAYMLSIAMTYFITLCLFPGLVSELHDDILGEWLPILTMALFNMGDFVGKILAACPCKWSGVQLLVGSCSRVLLLPLCIMCVSPIQPPLLKHPAWPCSFSLLLGVSNGYLGSVAMIQAAGHVPLQQREVAGNTMTVSYMAGLMLGSVVSYSTYILKTHTCLVVRINDTLTPQRYMPGH; via the exons atgagtaaaaaatatttgaagtatATAAGTGCTGATATTTTACCAGGTATGCACACTGAAGACTGTAGCACAAATCAACCGGGTCAACAGAGTCCTGTGATCAATAATCTCAGCTTTAATCAGCTACCAGAGGAGAACCGAAGACAGAGAAAGGAACTTCAAAGTCCTAATG GCTCAAAGGAATTCATTCCTGATGATCGTAACCATGGCATCTACTTTGCCATGTTATTGGCTGGTGTCGGCTTTCTACTGCCGTACAACAGCTTCATCACAGATGTGGACTATTTTCACCGGCGCAAATTTACAA GGGTCATTGTGTTCGATATGAGTTTGACATATATACTGGTGGCTTTGAGTTCTGTCATTGTGAACAACATGCTGGTGGAGAAACTGAGTTTACACACGCGGATCTGTGGTG GATATCTCTTTGCTTTGGGACCTTTGGTGTTTGTGAGCATATTTGATGTTTGGTTGGAGCTGTTTAACACTGAGCAGTCATATGTTCTCAATTTGGTCTCAGTTGCCATTGTTGCATTTGGATGCACAG TGCAACAGTCCAGCTTCTACGGATACACAGGGATGCTACCCAAGAGGTACACACAGGGCGTGATGACTGGAGAGA GCACCGCAGGAGTTATTGTCTCGCTGAGTCGGATTTTTACAAAGCTTCTGGTGGAAGATGAGAAGATCAATACCATCATCCTCTTCCTCTTTTCCGTCTCAATAGAGACTCTCTGTTTTCTGTTGCACGTGGTGGTGTGGCGAACCAGATTTGTGCGTTATCACACGGACAGAGCTCAACATAGCCAAACAAGCTTCACAGGACAGATTCACGATTCTCCTGCTCGAAAACACGTTGACTATCAGATACGTTATGACAGCAGTGCAGAGGAAGAG GATGGAACAGTGGTGTCAAGCGCAGTTGATGATGCTGATGGAGTTCATCTTGGCAACAGTTTCCATGGTGATGAAACATACGTCAGATTTGATGTACCTAAACCGGACACCAGAACGACATGGATTAGTGTCAAGG AGCTGCTGGGTCGTAGGTGTGCTGTTGTCAGACGGATTTGGGCTTATATGCTTTCAATAGCAATGACATATTTCATCACTCTGTGCCTCTTCCCTGGTCTGGTGTCAGAGTTACACGACGATATCCTGGGAGAATGGTTGCCGATTCTCACCATGGCTCTGTTTAATATGGGTGACTTTGTGGGCAAG ATCTTGGCCGCTTGTCCGTGTAAGTGGAGTGGCGTTCAGCTCTTGGTTGGTTCGTGTTCGCGGGTTCTCCTCTTGCCTCTGTGTATAATGTGTGTGTCACCCATTCAGCCTCCCTTACTGAAGCACCCAGCTTGGCCTTGTAGTTTCTCTTTACTGCTGGGTGTCAGTAACGGATACCTTGGATCTGTGGCAATGATACAGGCAGCTGGACACGTGCCACTTCAACAGCGAGAAGTAGCAG GGAACACCATGACTGTATCCTACATGGCTGGACTGATGCTCGGGTCTGTAGTGTCCTATTCAACGTACATCCTAAAGACACACACCTGTCTCGTTGTGAGAATAAATGATACGCTTACACCACAGAGATACATGCCTGGCCACTGA
- the slc29a4b gene encoding equilibrative nucleoside transporter 4 isoform X2: MHTEDCSTNQPGQQSPVINNLSFNQLPEENRRQRKELQSPNGSKEFIPDDRNHGIYFAMLLAGVGFLLPYNSFITDVDYFHRRKFTRVIVFDMSLTYILVALSSVIVNNMLVEKLSLHTRICGGYLFALGPLVFVSIFDVWLELFNTEQSYVLNLVSVAIVAFGCTVQQSSFYGYTGMLPKRYTQGVMTGESTAGVIVSLSRIFTKLLVEDEKINTIILFLFSVSIETLCFLLHVVVWRTRFVRYHTDRAQHSQTSFTGQIHDSPARKHVDYQIRYDSSAEEEDGTVVSSAVDDADGVHLGNSFHGDETYVRFDVPKPDTRTTWISVKELLGRRCAVVRRIWAYMLSIAMTYFITLCLFPGLVSELHDDILGEWLPILTMALFNMGDFVGKILAACPCKWSGVQLLVGSCSRVLLLPLCIMCVSPIQPPLLKHPAWPCSFSLLLGVSNGYLGSVAMIQAAGHVPLQQREVAGNTMTVSYMAGLMLGSVVSYSTYILKTHTCLVVRINDTLTPQRYMPGH; this comes from the exons ATGCACACTGAAGACTGTAGCACAAATCAACCGGGTCAACAGAGTCCTGTGATCAATAATCTCAGCTTTAATCAGCTACCAGAGGAGAACCGAAGACAGAGAAAGGAACTTCAAAGTCCTAATG GCTCAAAGGAATTCATTCCTGATGATCGTAACCATGGCATCTACTTTGCCATGTTATTGGCTGGTGTCGGCTTTCTACTGCCGTACAACAGCTTCATCACAGATGTGGACTATTTTCACCGGCGCAAATTTACAA GGGTCATTGTGTTCGATATGAGTTTGACATATATACTGGTGGCTTTGAGTTCTGTCATTGTGAACAACATGCTGGTGGAGAAACTGAGTTTACACACGCGGATCTGTGGTG GATATCTCTTTGCTTTGGGACCTTTGGTGTTTGTGAGCATATTTGATGTTTGGTTGGAGCTGTTTAACACTGAGCAGTCATATGTTCTCAATTTGGTCTCAGTTGCCATTGTTGCATTTGGATGCACAG TGCAACAGTCCAGCTTCTACGGATACACAGGGATGCTACCCAAGAGGTACACACAGGGCGTGATGACTGGAGAGA GCACCGCAGGAGTTATTGTCTCGCTGAGTCGGATTTTTACAAAGCTTCTGGTGGAAGATGAGAAGATCAATACCATCATCCTCTTCCTCTTTTCCGTCTCAATAGAGACTCTCTGTTTTCTGTTGCACGTGGTGGTGTGGCGAACCAGATTTGTGCGTTATCACACGGACAGAGCTCAACATAGCCAAACAAGCTTCACAGGACAGATTCACGATTCTCCTGCTCGAAAACACGTTGACTATCAGATACGTTATGACAGCAGTGCAGAGGAAGAG GATGGAACAGTGGTGTCAAGCGCAGTTGATGATGCTGATGGAGTTCATCTTGGCAACAGTTTCCATGGTGATGAAACATACGTCAGATTTGATGTACCTAAACCGGACACCAGAACGACATGGATTAGTGTCAAGG AGCTGCTGGGTCGTAGGTGTGCTGTTGTCAGACGGATTTGGGCTTATATGCTTTCAATAGCAATGACATATTTCATCACTCTGTGCCTCTTCCCTGGTCTGGTGTCAGAGTTACACGACGATATCCTGGGAGAATGGTTGCCGATTCTCACCATGGCTCTGTTTAATATGGGTGACTTTGTGGGCAAG ATCTTGGCCGCTTGTCCGTGTAAGTGGAGTGGCGTTCAGCTCTTGGTTGGTTCGTGTTCGCGGGTTCTCCTCTTGCCTCTGTGTATAATGTGTGTGTCACCCATTCAGCCTCCCTTACTGAAGCACCCAGCTTGGCCTTGTAGTTTCTCTTTACTGCTGGGTGTCAGTAACGGATACCTTGGATCTGTGGCAATGATACAGGCAGCTGGACACGTGCCACTTCAACAGCGAGAAGTAGCAG GGAACACCATGACTGTATCCTACATGGCTGGACTGATGCTCGGGTCTGTAGTGTCCTATTCAACGTACATCCTAAAGACACACACCTGTCTCGTTGTGAGAATAAATGATACGCTTACACCACAGAGATACATGCCTGGCCACTGA